One genomic window of Bacillus mycoides includes the following:
- the gerPA gene encoding spore germination protein GerPA, producing the protein MPAMVGHIRIVNIGSSGIFHIGDVFAIRPISYSRAFAGAGSFNVGDNISVYNYQSSTTVNDSDVIDQAIIGSS; encoded by the coding sequence ATGCCAGCTATGGTCGGACATATTCGTATCGTTAATATTGGATCAAGTGGTATTTTTCATATTGGAGATGTATTTGCGATTAGGCCTATTAGTTATTCACGCGCTTTTGCCGGAGCCGGTTCATTTAACGTTGGGGATAACATCTCTGTCTACAATTATCAAAGCTCAACGACTGTCAATGATTCAGATGTAATTGATCAAGCAATAATCGGTTCGAGCTAA
- a CDS encoding spore germination protein GerPE, which yields MLRHTSIVQNVSIVSMGVAAVFQVGDANQIELKNRALIVHREIPCYIKGEGRFDAFEIFTDEYITIPKRTTDVKMNIVNECPFIEVNDVHLRTILNSACFQIGNVDYVFNNSRTLQIRQFITDEPSSK from the coding sequence ATGCTCCGTCATACTTCAATTGTACAAAATGTTTCTATCGTTTCTATGGGGGTTGCAGCCGTCTTCCAGGTCGGGGATGCTAATCAAATAGAATTAAAAAATAGAGCACTTATCGTTCACCGAGAAATCCCTTGTTATATAAAAGGTGAAGGTCGTTTTGATGCGTTTGAAATCTTTACAGATGAATACATTACAATTCCAAAGCGAACAACAGATGTAAAAATGAATATTGTAAATGAGTGCCCTTTTATTGAAGTAAATGATGTTCACTTGCGAACAATTTTAAATTCCGCGTGCTTCCAAATCGGCAATGTTGACTATGTTTTTAATAATTCTCGTACGCTACAAATCCGCCAATTTATTACTGATGAACCTTCCTCTAAATAA
- a CDS encoding DNA alkylation repair protein — protein sequence MDFETVMQELETLGKERTKKIYISNGAKEPLFGVATGAMKPIAKKIKINQSLAEELYATGNYDAMYFAGIIADPKTMNESDFDRWMDGAYFYMLSDYVVAVTLSESDFAQDVADKWIASGDELRMSAGWSCYCWLLGNRKDNEFSEGKIANMLEVVKNTIHDAPERTKSAMNNFLNTVGISYVPLHEKAVETAKEVGIVELKRGNKKSSFLNAYESIHKELDRGRLGFKRKYVRC from the coding sequence ATGGATTTTGAAACAGTAATGCAAGAGCTTGAAACTCTCGGTAAGGAACGAACTAAAAAAATATACATATCTAATGGTGCAAAGGAGCCACTTTTTGGCGTAGCTACAGGTGCTATGAAACCAATCGCAAAGAAAATAAAAATAAATCAAAGTTTAGCTGAAGAGCTGTATGCCACAGGTAACTACGATGCGATGTACTTTGCAGGCATTATTGCAGACCCAAAAACTATGAATGAATCGGATTTTGATCGTTGGATGGATGGGGCGTACTTTTATATGCTGTCCGATTATGTGGTGGCAGTAACTTTATCAGAATCAGATTTTGCACAAGACGTTGCTGATAAATGGATTGCAAGTGGTGACGAACTAAGAATGTCAGCGGGCTGGAGTTGCTACTGCTGGCTTTTGGGGAATCGAAAAGACAATGAATTTTCCGAAGGTAAGATTGCCAATATGCTAGAAGTTGTGAAAAATACAATTCACGATGCGCCAGAACGAACGAAATCTGCTATGAATAATTTTCTAAACACTGTGGGGATTTCATATGTGCCGCTACATGAAAAGGCAGTTGAAACCGCAAAGGAAGTAGGCATAGTAGAACTAAAACGGGGCAACAAGAAAAGCAGTTTTCTAAATGCTTACGAAAGTATTCATAAAGAACTTGATAGAGGAAGACTGGGGTTCAAACGTAAATATGTAAGGTGCTAA
- the gerPB gene encoding spore germination protein GerPB: MNFYVNQSIIINSIRIDSITTSSVFQIGTAGSIKALSKFSNSGGFTEPLRPLSAKGQIISIKPSTSSS, encoded by the coding sequence TTGAATTTTTATGTGAACCAAAGTATCATCATTAACAGCATTAGAATCGATAGCATTACGACCTCTTCCGTTTTTCAAATTGGAACTGCAGGTAGTATTAAGGCTCTTTCTAAATTCTCAAATTCTGGCGGATTTACAGAACCTCTTCGCCCTTTAAGTGCGAAAGGACAAATTATTTCTATTAAACCTTCAACTAGTTCTTCTTAG
- a CDS encoding aspartyl-phosphate phosphatase Spo0E family protein — protein sequence MFEQAIEKKREKMIYFAERYGMTSQKTVDCSQELDRLLNVVWPIHTDCTHTQMFETHTQ from the coding sequence ATGTTTGAGCAAGCTATCGAAAAAAAACGCGAAAAAATGATCTATTTTGCTGAACGCTACGGAATGACTTCTCAAAAAACAGTGGATTGTAGCCAAGAACTGGACAGGCTCTTAAATGTTGTTTGGCCTATACATACAGATTGCACACACACTCAAATGTTCGAAACACATACGCAATAA
- the gerPF gene encoding spore germination protein GerPF translates to MPSVVGNLVVQNSNGSFNLGDFYNVSPKENTKAYNGSGASNVGFVVNTFSGVSATNTFDSDVADQDQIGTA, encoded by the coding sequence ATGCCTTCGGTTGTAGGGAATCTTGTCGTTCAAAACAGTAACGGCTCTTTCAACTTAGGAGATTTTTATAACGTGTCTCCGAAAGAAAATACGAAAGCTTATAACGGATCTGGGGCTTCCAATGTCGGATTTGTCGTCAACACTTTTAGTGGCGTTAGTGCAACAAATACATTCGATTCGGATGTAGCAGACCAAGATCAGATTGGAACAGCGTAA
- the gerPD gene encoding spore germination protein GerPD: protein MNLNVVNRELKVGQIKMNGVSSSALFLIGDANLLILSSILDTPFESVTEGPFVPLVTDVPPTPG from the coding sequence ATGAATTTAAATGTTGTGAACCGTGAGTTAAAAGTAGGGCAGATTAAAATGAACGGGGTTTCTTCTTCCGCATTATTTTTAATTGGAGATGCTAACCTTCTCATCCTTTCTTCAATTCTTGATACGCCATTCGAATCCGTTACAGAGGGACCATTTGTACCATTAGTAACAGATGTCCCTCCGACTCCAGGTTGA
- a CDS encoding RNA polymerase alpha subunit C-terminal domain-containing protein, which yields MATLRTCDQGHEYYKSSDCPTCPTCEKERKPKEGFLSLLSAPARRALEHYGIHTLEELSKYSEKEILKLHGMGRASLPKLRTALENKGLSFK from the coding sequence ATGGCGACGTTAAGAACTTGTGATCAAGGACACGAGTACTACAAAAGTAGCGATTGTCCAACTTGCCCAACCTGTGAGAAAGAGAGAAAGCCAAAAGAAGGCTTTCTTTCTCTTCTTTCAGCACCAGCAAGAAGGGCGTTAGAACATTATGGAATTCATACTTTAGAAGAACTTTCAAAGTATAGTGAAAAAGAAATTTTGAAACTGCACGGTATGGGACGGGCATCTTTACCTAAATTGAGAACGGCTTTAGAAAATAAGGGATTATCATTTAAATAA
- a CDS encoding fumarylacetoacetate hydrolase family protein, producing MLRFVTAKKEEKVFVGIVDEEEEKVLHLREAQRQKEEKVTIPITMLECIERGSECLEKVCDIVNWAKENAGSAYYPLAEVKILAPIPRPRKNILCVGKNYREHAVEMGGVESIPENIMIFTKAPTTVIGIDEQINGHPHATNELDYEGELAIVIGKRGKQIKIEKALDHVFGYTVINDVTARDIQRKHKQFFLGKSFDTFCPMGPYLIHKSMVRTPNALHIETVVNGEVRQTSNTREMIFSVEEIISTISKGMTLEPGDIIATGTPAGVGKGFTPPKFLHAGDEVVVTVEGIGTLRNIVK from the coding sequence ATGTTGCGTTTTGTAACGGCGAAGAAAGAAGAAAAGGTATTTGTAGGTATTGTGGATGAAGAGGAAGAAAAGGTATTACATTTAAGAGAAGCGCAAAGACAAAAAGAGGAAAAGGTTACTATCCCAATTACCATGTTAGAGTGTATTGAAAGAGGAAGCGAATGTCTTGAGAAGGTGTGCGACATTGTAAATTGGGCGAAGGAAAATGCGGGATCGGCGTATTATCCGTTAGCAGAGGTGAAAATATTAGCACCGATTCCAAGGCCGAGAAAAAATATTCTTTGCGTTGGAAAGAACTATCGTGAGCATGCGGTAGAAATGGGCGGAGTAGAGTCTATCCCTGAAAATATAATGATTTTTACAAAGGCGCCAACAACAGTGATCGGAATTGATGAGCAAATTAATGGTCACCCTCACGCAACGAATGAACTTGATTACGAAGGTGAACTAGCAATCGTTATCGGTAAGCGAGGGAAACAAATAAAAATAGAAAAAGCTCTTGATCATGTTTTTGGATATACAGTTATAAATGATGTAACTGCTCGGGATATTCAAAGAAAACATAAACAATTTTTCCTAGGGAAAAGTTTCGATACATTTTGTCCAATGGGACCGTATTTAATTCATAAATCGATGGTTAGAACGCCGAATGCATTACACATTGAAACAGTGGTAAATGGAGAAGTAAGGCAAACTTCAAATACGAGAGAAATGATTTTTTCAGTAGAAGAAATTATTTCAACTATAAGTAAAGGTATGACATTAGAGCCAGGAGATATCATTGCAACAGGGACACCAGCTGGTGTTGGTAAAGGTTTTACACCACCAAAGTTTTTGCATGCTGGTGATGAAGTTGTTGTTACAGTAGAGGGAATTGGTACGCTAAGAAATATAGTGAAATGA
- a CDS encoding spore germination protein GerPC, whose amino-acid sequence MNQDIYTYLHQLQQALQIQQQTILNLEEQVRLLQEELNELKSRPSSSIGKVEYKFDQLKVENLNGTLNIGLNPFSTKEQQIEDFQVDTETLKVNPETEINPDFYQGILQEMHRYLDEEAYSRILHFEQEERTPLDEMYRQMMVDDIKKQMEHRLPYYLSQVQSYEGISTDPDYLRDVIIQAMKQDIDKAFLSFIQHIPGNFRKE is encoded by the coding sequence ATGAATCAAGATATATACACTTACCTACACCAACTTCAGCAAGCTCTCCAAATACAGCAGCAAACTATTCTAAACCTTGAAGAGCAAGTTCGCCTACTACAAGAAGAGCTTAATGAGTTAAAAAGTCGCCCCTCCTCTTCTATAGGAAAAGTGGAATATAAATTCGATCAATTAAAAGTAGAAAATTTAAATGGCACTTTAAATATTGGCTTGAATCCATTTTCAACAAAAGAGCAACAAATTGAAGATTTTCAAGTAGATACAGAAACGTTAAAAGTAAATCCTGAAACAGAAATAAATCCAGACTTTTATCAAGGTATCCTTCAAGAAATGCATCGCTATTTAGATGAAGAAGCATATAGTCGAATTCTCCATTTTGAACAAGAAGAGAGAACGCCGCTTGATGAGATGTATCGACAAATGATGGTGGATGACATAAAAAAACAGATGGAACATAGACTTCCGTATTATTTGTCACAAGTTCAATCGTATGAGGGTATTTCTACAGATCCCGATTATTTACGAGACGTCATTATTCAAGCGATGAAACAAGATATTGACAAAGCCTTCCTTTCCTTTATTCAACACATACCGGGCAATTTCCGAAAGGAGTAA
- the addA gene encoding helicase-exonuclease AddAB subunit AddA, producing the protein MIENWPEKPEGSQWTDDQWKAVVANGRDILVAAAAGSGKTAVLVERIIKKIISEENPVDVDRLLVVTFTNAAAQEMKNRIGEALEKVLIDGPGSQHIRKQLSLLNKASISTIHSFCLQVIRGYYYMLDVDPRFRIANQTENELLKEEVLDDILEEEYGIEDNSIFFELVDRYTSDRSDDDLQRMILALHTESRAHPNPEKWLDKLVEAYDVEGKTIEDLVYASYLLEDVKFQLETAEEHIRKATELAMLPDGPAPRAETLQADLALLGTLSSAARGSWTSVYEAMQNVSWQTLKRIKKSDYNEDVVKQVDSLRNKAKDEVKKLQEELFSRRPESFLRDFQDMHPVLEKLVKLVKVFTERFQAIKRDKGMVDFTDLEHFCLQILSEQSEDGEMKPSAVALQYRNKFAEVLVDEYQDTNFVQESIIKFVTKDSESEGNLFMVGDVKQSIYRFRLAEPGLFLGKYKRFTQEGLGGGMKIDLAKNFRSRHEVLAGTNFIFKQIMGEEVGEIDYDADAELKLGASYPEGEDVAAELLCIQQTEEEVQEGEEGTEVEKAQLEARLMAQRIKAMVDSGYEVYDRKTDSMRPVQYRDFVILLRSMPWAPQIMEELKLQGIPVYADLATGYFEATEVNIMMNVFRVIDNPMQDIPLAAVLRSPIVGLNDEELATLRAHGKKGSFYEVMSSFLKGAPLEEEQELHDKLEWFYKLLQGWREFARQQSLSDLIWKVYGETGYYDFVGGLPAGKQRQANLRVLYDRARQYEATSFRGLFRFLRFIERILERGDDMGTARALGEQEDVVRIMTIHKSKGLEFPVVFVAGLGRRFNTQDLMKRFLLHKDFGFGSQFIDPRKRIKYTTLSQLAIKRKMKMELIAEEMRVLYVALTRAKEKLILIGTVKDANKEMEKWLDAREHSEWLLPDHIRAGASCYLDWIAPSLYRHRDSEMLLELGQGNIPGEIYGYSASWKVEVVDGKTLLAPEPVQEEKQELLEALRDKKAVPLESERKEEVYDRLMWEYGYEDATSHRAKQSVTEIKRNYQSEEGSDNAFIKKLRAPIKTRPRFMEKKGLTYAERGTAVHAVMQHVDLKKPITIEVLQEQIARMVNKELLTFEQAEEIAIEKVISFFDSDLGKRVLAAKSVEREVPFTMMLSAEEAYQDWQGKSDESILVQGVIDCMIEEEDGITLIDFKTDTIEGKFPGGFDQAKPTLEDRYKVQLSLYAKALEKSLKHPVKEKCLYFFDGNHVVNIEE; encoded by the coding sequence ATGATAGAAAATTGGCCTGAGAAACCAGAAGGTAGTCAATGGACAGATGATCAGTGGAAAGCGGTTGTAGCGAACGGACGTGATATTTTAGTCGCAGCAGCAGCTGGATCAGGGAAAACAGCAGTATTAGTTGAACGTATTATTAAAAAGATTATAAGTGAGGAAAATCCAGTCGATGTCGACCGCCTGCTCGTTGTAACATTTACGAATGCAGCGGCGCAAGAAATGAAAAATCGAATTGGAGAAGCGTTAGAAAAAGTATTAATTGATGGGCCAGGTTCACAGCATATAAGAAAACAGCTTAGCTTATTAAATAAAGCTTCCATTTCTACCATTCATTCATTTTGTTTACAAGTTATTAGAGGATATTATTACATGCTTGATGTCGATCCTCGTTTTCGTATTGCGAACCAAACAGAAAATGAGTTATTAAAAGAAGAAGTGCTAGATGACATATTAGAAGAAGAATATGGAATCGAAGATAATAGTATTTTCTTTGAATTAGTTGATCGTTATACGAGTGACCGTAGTGACGATGACTTACAACGAATGATTTTAGCGCTTCATACAGAATCAAGAGCGCATCCAAATCCGGAGAAGTGGCTTGATAAATTAGTAGAAGCATACGATGTTGAAGGAAAGACGATTGAAGATTTGGTTTACGCTTCTTACCTATTAGAAGATGTAAAGTTTCAGCTTGAAACAGCGGAAGAGCATATTCGTAAGGCGACTGAACTCGCAATGCTTCCTGATGGTCCAGCGCCTCGTGCCGAAACTTTACAAGCGGATTTAGCTTTACTTGGAACGTTATCATCAGCAGCTCGTGGATCGTGGACAAGCGTTTATGAAGCGATGCAAAATGTATCGTGGCAAACGTTAAAGCGTATTAAGAAAAGTGATTACAATGAAGATGTTGTAAAACAAGTAGATTCTCTTCGTAATAAAGCGAAAGATGAAGTAAAGAAATTACAAGAAGAGCTATTTAGCCGCAGACCTGAAAGTTTCTTACGAGATTTTCAAGATATGCATCCTGTATTAGAAAAACTCGTGAAGCTTGTAAAAGTATTTACAGAGCGTTTCCAAGCGATTAAACGAGATAAAGGAATGGTCGATTTCACAGATTTAGAGCATTTCTGTTTGCAAATTTTAAGCGAGCAAAGTGAAGATGGTGAAATGAAGCCGTCAGCAGTAGCACTTCAATATCGTAATAAATTTGCTGAAGTACTAGTCGATGAATATCAAGATACGAACTTCGTACAGGAATCAATTATTAAATTCGTAACGAAAGATTCTGAGAGTGAAGGAAACTTATTCATGGTTGGTGACGTAAAACAGTCAATCTATCGTTTCCGACTAGCAGAGCCTGGTTTATTCTTAGGAAAATATAAACGTTTCACACAAGAAGGATTGGGCGGCGGAATGAAGATTGACTTAGCGAAAAACTTCCGTAGCCGTCATGAAGTGCTAGCTGGTACGAACTTTATCTTCAAACAAATTATGGGCGAAGAAGTCGGAGAAATCGATTATGATGCTGACGCTGAATTAAAGCTAGGTGCTAGCTATCCAGAAGGTGAAGATGTAGCGGCAGAACTACTATGCATTCAGCAAACTGAGGAAGAAGTGCAAGAAGGTGAAGAAGGTACAGAAGTAGAAAAAGCGCAGCTTGAAGCTCGTCTTATGGCGCAGCGTATTAAAGCGATGGTTGATTCAGGCTATGAAGTGTATGATCGTAAAACTGATAGTATGCGCCCGGTACAATACCGCGACTTCGTTATTTTACTTCGCTCCATGCCGTGGGCGCCGCAAATTATGGAAGAGTTAAAATTACAAGGAATTCCAGTATATGCTGACCTTGCGACTGGTTACTTTGAAGCGACAGAAGTAAATATTATGATGAACGTATTCCGCGTTATTGATAATCCGATGCAAGATATTCCGCTTGCAGCTGTACTTCGTTCACCGATCGTTGGACTAAATGACGAAGAACTTGCGACGCTTCGTGCTCACGGAAAGAAAGGCTCGTTTTATGAAGTAATGAGCTCATTCTTAAAAGGAGCGCCGCTTGAAGAAGAACAAGAACTGCATGATAAATTAGAGTGGTTTTATAAATTACTGCAAGGATGGCGTGAATTTGCGCGTCAACAATCTCTTTCCGATTTAATTTGGAAAGTGTACGGTGAGACAGGCTATTACGACTTTGTCGGCGGTTTACCAGCCGGAAAGCAAAGACAGGCAAACTTACGCGTATTATATGACCGCGCAAGACAATATGAAGCAACATCGTTTAGAGGATTATTCCGATTCTTACGCTTTATTGAGCGTATTTTAGAACGCGGTGATGACATGGGAACGGCGAGAGCTCTTGGAGAACAAGAAGACGTCGTTCGCATTATGACGATTCATAAAAGTAAAGGGCTAGAGTTCCCAGTCGTATTTGTAGCTGGACTTGGTCGCCGTTTTAATACACAAGATTTAATGAAGCGTTTCTTACTTCATAAAGATTTCGGTTTCGGTTCACAATTTATCGATCCGCGTAAACGAATTAAATATACGACATTATCGCAACTAGCGATTAAGCGTAAAATGAAGATGGAATTAATTGCGGAGGAAATGCGCGTATTATACGTAGCGTTAACGCGTGCGAAAGAGAAGTTAATTTTAATCGGAACAGTTAAGGATGCAAATAAAGAAATGGAAAAATGGCTCGATGCAAGGGAGCATAGTGAATGGTTATTACCAGATCATATACGTGCCGGAGCGTCATGTTATTTAGATTGGATTGCACCTTCATTATATAGACATCGTGATAGTGAAATGCTTCTTGAATTAGGACAAGGGAATATTCCAGGCGAAATTTATGGGTATAGTGCGAGCTGGAAAGTAGAAGTTGTTGACGGCAAAACGTTACTTGCACCAGAACCAGTTCAAGAAGAGAAACAAGAGTTATTAGAAGCGCTTCGCGATAAAAAAGCTGTTCCGTTAGAAAGTGAACGGAAAGAAGAAGTGTACGACAGATTAATGTGGGAATATGGGTATGAGGACGCGACATCTCACCGTGCGAAACAGTCTGTTACAGAAATAAAGAGAAATTATCAATCTGAAGAAGGTAGCGATAACGCCTTTATTAAAAAACTTCGTGCACCAATTAAAACACGTCCGCGCTTTATGGAGAAAAAAGGGCTAACATACGCAGAGCGAGGGACAGCAGTTCATGCCGTTATGCAGCATGTAGATTTGAAGAAACCAATTACGATTGAAGTTCTTCAAGAACAAATTGCAAGAATGGTAAATAAAGAACTATTAACATTTGAACAAGCTGAAGAAATAGCGATTGAAAAAGTAATTTCATTCTTTGACAGTGACTTAGGTAAAAGGGTATTAGCAGCAAAAAGTGTTGAACGTGAAGTACCATTTACGATGATGCTTTCAGCAGAAGAAGCATATCAAGATTGGCAAGGTAAGAGTGACGAATCGATACTTGTCCAAGGGGTTATCGACTGCATGATTGAAGAGGAAGACGGAATTACTTTAATCGACTTTAAGACAGATACGATTGAAGGGAAGTTCCCAGGTGGATTTGATCAAGCGAAACCAACTTTAGAAGACCGATACAAAGTACAGCTTTCACTATATGCAAAAGCACTCGAGAAAAGCTTAAAACATCCTGTGAAAGAGAAATGTTTATACTTCTTTGATGGGAATCATGTTGTAAATATTGAGGAATAG